Proteins from one Mustela erminea isolate mMusErm1 chromosome 20, mMusErm1.Pri, whole genome shotgun sequence genomic window:
- the TNP2 gene encoding nuclear transition protein 2, with product MDTKTQSLPNTHTQPHSNSRPQSHTCGPCTCSSHCQACGQSCGRSQSCSRSRSSSQSPTGRQGQSPYPSPPPRRQKHTMHSHHRPPRPTAHSCSYSKNRKNLEGKVNKRKAAKRSQQVYKTKRRSSGRKYN from the exons ATGGACACCAAGACGCAGAGCCTTCCCAACACCCACACCCAGCCCCATAGCAACTCTCGGCCCCAGAGCCACACCTGCGGCCCGTGCACCTGCAGCTCCCACTGCCAAGCCTGCGGCCAGAGCTGCGGCCGGAGCCAGAGCTGCAGCCGGAGCCGGAGCTCCAGCCAGAGCCCCACGGGCCGCCAGGGCCAGAGCCCGTACCCTAGCCCGCCACCGAGGCGCCAGAAACACACCATGCACTCCCACCACCGTCCCCCGCGGCCCACCGCCCACTCCTGCAGCTACTCCAAGAACAGAAAGAATTTGGAAGGAAAGGTGAACAAGAGGAAGGCGGCCAAGAGGAGCCAGCAGGTGTATAAAACAAAGAGACGGAGCTCAG GGCGGAAATACAACTGA
- the SOCS1 gene encoding suppressor of cytokine signaling 1, producing MVAHNQVAADNAISTAAESRRRPEPSSSSSSSSSSSPSSAAPAAPARPRPCPVAPAPAPGDTHFRTFRSHADYRRITRASALLDACGFYWGPLSVHGAHERLRAEPVGTFLVRDSRQRNCFFALSVKMASGPTSIRVHFQAGRFHLDGSRESFDCLFELLEHYVAAPRRMLGAPLRQRRVRPLQELCRQRIVATVGRENLARIPLNPVLRDYLSSFPFQI from the coding sequence ATGGTAGCACACAACCAGGTGGCAGCCGACAATGCAATCTCCACGGCAGCAGAGTCCCGACGGCGGCCAGAGCCTTCCTCGTCTTCGTCTTCGTCCTCGTCCTCGTCCCCGTCCTCGGCGGCGCCCGCGGCCCCCGCGCGCCCGCGGCCCTGCCCGgtggccccagccccggcccccggCGACACGCACTTCCGCACGTTCCGCTCGCACGCAGACTACCGGCGCATCACCCGGGCCAGCGCGCTGCTCGACGCCTGCGGCTTCTACTGGGGGCCCCTGAGCGTGCACGGGGCGCACGAGCGGCTGCGCGCCGAGCCCGTGGGCACCTTCCTGGTGCGCGACAGCCGCCAGCGGAACTGCTTCTTCGCCCTCAGCGTGAAGATGGCCTCGGGCCCCACGAGCATCCGCGTGCACTTCCAGGCCGGCCGCTTCCACCTGGACGGCAGCCGCGAGAGCTTCGACTGCCTCTTCGAGCTTCTGGAGCACTACGTGGCGGCGCCGCGTCGCATGCTCGGGGCCCCGCTGCGCCAGCGCCGCGTGCGGCCGCTGCAGGAGCTGTGTCGCCAGCGCATCGTGGCCACCGTGGGCCGCGAGAACCTGGCGCGCATCCCCCTCAACCCCGTCCTGCGCGACTATCTGAGCTCCTTCCCCTTCCAGATCTGA